The following coding sequences are from one Phyllopteryx taeniolatus isolate TA_2022b unplaced genomic scaffold, UOR_Ptae_1.2 contig_123, whole genome shotgun sequence window:
- the LOC133473121 gene encoding zinc finger protein 816-like, translating into MHTGEKLFSCSDCGQRFTQKGALKLHKRIHTGDKPFSCSVCGQRFSRKDRLKTHKCADVVENLCPEPQESESPHIKEEEEDGEVQQIKEEEEEFVHIKEEELEEIIKVPLTGVLLKSEYQGQSEENRGVEPPSSSSSRRMTTEGDGDHCGESLAGGLLAPLSDSDETTSHSSDYDDGDDKEQSERHMTCHTDLKCWKCSKCGRTFASKSNLKQHIKLHTGEKPFACSDCGKRFTVKGKLISHSRTHTGEKPFACSVCGQRFSQKGTLKSHTRTHTGRNLFAAQSVVKDSLKRDT; encoded by the exons AGAATCCACACTGGAgacaaacctttttcctgctcagtttgtggtcaaagattctctcgtaagGATCGCCTgaagacacacaagtgtgctg acgtGGTGGAAAATCTTTGTCCAGAGCCGCAGGAGTCAGAGTCCccccacattaaagaggaagaggaggatggagaGGTTCAACAaatcaaagaggaggaggaagagttcgtacacattaaagaggaagagctggaggaaatcATCAAGGTTCCTTTGACTGGGGTCCTTTTGAAGAGTGAATatcaaggtcaaagtgaggaaaACCGAGGGGTGGAGCCTcccagcagcagctcaagtcgacgcatgacaacagaaggtgacggagaccactgtggagaaTCACTAGCAGGGGGACTCTTAGCTCCGCTATCAGATAGCGACGAGACAACGTCACACTCTTCTGActatgatgatggtgatgataaaGAACAGTCGGAACGtcatatgacatgtcacactgatctcaaatgctggaaatgttctaaGTGTGGGAGAACTTTTGCTTCAAAGAGCAATTTGAAACAGCACATCAAattacacactggagagaagccttttgcctgttccgactgtggtaaaagattcactgtAAAGGGTAAGTTGATATCACactcaagaacccacactggagagaaaccttttgcctgctccgtttgtggtcaaagattctctcagaagggtaCCTTAAAAAGTcatacaagaacacacactgggagAAACCTTTTTGCTGCTCAgtctgtggtcaaagattctctgaaaagggacacttaa